In Bacillus sp. KH172YL63, one genomic interval encodes:
- a CDS encoding ABC transporter substrate-binding protein, whose product MKGKWFSKLTAGILMSSLLVAGCSNSEESSTGGKDGPVELKVGTWAGATELKEFQEIVDELNAETDEYNLTIQSIPADYYKKIQTMASAKQAPDLFWLSQEYIPMYAELGVISPIDKYVSDHEDVQLDDYFDGPLAISQLNDKLYGLPWINQPIMMYYNKSLFEKEGIDVPQADWTWDDFSKAAKAITKDTNGDGKTDQYGTNIDGWPPISTWVWTYGGEIIDEDGKVKIDEPEAIEGVKMFDQLINQDKVAPDKTQSQNTGGPEMFKTGKIGMFFGGAGDDFEKQIGDAFEVGMTEIPHATEKATFSWIADTVMSNNTKNKEVAAEALIDLTNAMHEWKILPPTKSDLENVADIRPEKEYALDVVKEASAYSRGYNNQNKQNEIDTTIWQYLYEPILLGDKSPEDAAKETAKALRKILGQ is encoded by the coding sequence ATGAAGGGAAAATGGTTTTCTAAGCTTACTGCAGGAATATTAATGTCTTCTTTACTGGTGGCAGGCTGTTCAAACTCCGAAGAAAGCAGTACAGGCGGAAAGGACGGCCCGGTTGAATTGAAGGTCGGTACGTGGGCTGGCGCGACAGAGTTGAAGGAGTTCCAGGAAATCGTCGATGAGCTGAACGCAGAAACAGACGAGTACAACTTAACGATCCAGAGTATACCAGCAGACTATTATAAGAAAATCCAAACGATGGCATCGGCCAAGCAGGCACCTGATCTCTTCTGGCTTTCCCAGGAATACATACCGATGTATGCAGAGCTTGGGGTCATCTCGCCAATTGATAAATACGTTTCAGATCATGAAGACGTGCAATTAGACGACTATTTCGATGGACCGCTTGCGATCAGTCAGCTTAATGACAAGCTATACGGACTTCCATGGATCAACCAACCAATCATGATGTACTACAATAAATCCCTCTTTGAAAAAGAAGGTATCGACGTCCCTCAAGCAGATTGGACGTGGGACGATTTCTCGAAAGCGGCTAAAGCCATCACGAAAGATACGAACGGAGACGGAAAAACCGATCAATACGGAACCAATATAGATGGATGGCCTCCTATCTCCACTTGGGTATGGACGTATGGTGGAGAAATCATCGATGAGGACGGAAAGGTAAAAATCGATGAGCCGGAAGCAATTGAAGGCGTTAAGATGTTCGATCAGTTGATCAATCAAGACAAGGTCGCTCCTGACAAGACGCAATCGCAGAACACCGGCGGACCTGAAATGTTCAAGACAGGTAAGATCGGAATGTTCTTCGGAGGCGCAGGGGACGATTTTGAAAAACAAATCGGAGATGCGTTTGAAGTCGGGATGACAGAGATCCCACACGCTACAGAAAAAGCCACGTTCAGCTGGATTGCAGACACGGTCATGTCGAACAATACAAAGAATAAAGAAGTGGCTGCAGAAGCATTGATCGATCTAACGAATGCCATGCACGAGTGGAAGATCCTCCCTCCTACTAAATCTGATCTTGAAAATGTAGCAGACATCCGTCCAGAGAAGGAATATGCACTGGATGTCGTAAAGGAAGCCTCCGCCTATTCTAGAGGGTACAACAACCAAAACAAACAGAATGAAATCGATACAACCATCTGGCAATATTTATATGAACCGATCCTATTAGGGGATAAATCACCTGAAGACGCTGCAAAAGAAACAGCAAAAGCTCTCCGAAAAATTCTTGGCCAATAA
- a CDS encoding carbohydrate ABC transporter permease: MSAAMTNQQRKKVETLFVYLFLILASIATILPLFWMISTSLKSGDIIFEIPPKWIPETFEWENYSRAVTDIPFFLYFKNTVIITGFRMFAEVFVSALVAYGFARFHFPGKNIWFVILLSTIMLPGEITMIPVFIMFSEVGWINTFKPLIVPSFFGGQAVFIFLLRQFFMSIPKELEESAVMDGANRFQIFYKIFLPLSKPALITIGLFSFQGSWNDLLGPLMYLNDANKFTLQLGLAMFNGMTKVEWGPLMAASLLVLLPTIVIFFAMQKHFVEGITVTGIKG; this comes from the coding sequence ATGTCAGCCGCAATGACGAACCAGCAACGCAAAAAAGTCGAAACTCTATTTGTCTATTTATTCTTAATCCTGGCATCAATCGCGACCATCCTGCCTTTATTCTGGATGATTTCGACTTCATTGAAATCAGGGGACATCATCTTTGAAATCCCCCCGAAGTGGATCCCAGAAACCTTTGAATGGGAAAACTATTCACGGGCAGTTACGGATATCCCTTTTTTCCTCTATTTTAAAAATACGGTCATCATCACCGGTTTTCGGATGTTTGCAGAAGTCTTTGTCTCCGCACTGGTTGCCTATGGATTCGCCCGCTTTCACTTTCCAGGAAAGAACATCTGGTTTGTGATCCTGCTCTCTACCATCATGCTGCCTGGGGAAATCACGATGATTCCTGTCTTTATCATGTTCAGTGAAGTCGGCTGGATCAACACCTTCAAGCCGCTTATCGTACCGTCCTTCTTCGGAGGGCAAGCCGTATTTATCTTTCTGCTGCGGCAATTCTTCATGTCCATCCCGAAAGAACTGGAAGAGTCGGCTGTCATGGACGGAGCGAACAGGTTCCAGATCTTTTATAAGATCTTCCTGCCATTGTCCAAACCGGCTTTGATCACAATCGGTTTATTCTCATTCCAGGGCTCATGGAACGACCTGCTCGGACCATTGATGTACTTAAATGACGCCAATAAATTCACCTTACAGCTCGGATTAGCCATGTTCAACGGAATGACCAAGGTAGAATGGGGGCCGTTGATGGCAGCTTCCCTACTTGTACTCCTTCCAACCATCGTGATATTCTTCGCGATGCAGAAGCATTTCGTCGAAGGCATCACTGTAACAGGAATCAAAGGTTGA
- the manA gene encoding mannose-6-phosphate isomerase, class I: MNQPLFLQPVFQERIWGGTALKDQFNYDIPSDITGECWAISGHPNGQSTVINGEFTGKTIGELWNEHRELFGNHPSPVFPLLTKILDANADLSVQVHPNDAYAKEHENGELGKTECWYIIDCDEDAEMIFGHSAQSKEEFVSMIEKGEWNDLLRRIPVKPGDFFYVPSGTIHALCKGTLVLETQQSSDTTYRVYDYDRKDAEGNTRELHIGKSIEVTTIPHKAEAVEPVVEKREGLEATTFVEAEYFTVYKWKVDGHASFVQDQPFQLGSVLTGNGVLKIHGEEYALSKGDHFILPEDVETFEIEGQVELIVSHV, from the coding sequence ATGAACCAACCACTATTTCTACAACCCGTATTCCAGGAACGAATCTGGGGAGGCACTGCCCTGAAGGACCAGTTCAACTACGATATCCCATCTGACATAACAGGGGAATGCTGGGCGATCTCAGGTCATCCGAACGGACAAAGTACAGTCATCAATGGGGAGTTCACAGGTAAGACAATCGGTGAGCTTTGGAATGAGCATCGTGAATTGTTTGGAAACCATCCGTCCCCGGTGTTCCCGTTATTGACGAAAATATTGGATGCGAACGCAGATTTGTCTGTGCAGGTTCATCCGAATGATGCCTACGCGAAGGAACATGAAAATGGAGAATTGGGTAAAACCGAGTGCTGGTATATCATCGATTGTGACGAAGATGCGGAAATGATCTTCGGACACAGCGCCCAGTCGAAGGAAGAGTTTGTTTCGATGATTGAAAAAGGTGAGTGGAATGACCTGCTCCGCCGCATCCCGGTGAAGCCTGGTGATTTCTTCTACGTCCCAAGCGGTACGATTCACGCATTGTGCAAAGGGACACTGGTACTGGAAACACAGCAAAGCTCCGATACGACATATCGCGTATATGACTATGACCGCAAGGATGCTGAAGGAAATACACGTGAGCTTCACATCGGAAAATCGATAGAAGTGACGACGATCCCCCACAAAGCCGAAGCGGTAGAACCGGTCGTGGAAAAACGTGAAGGATTGGAAGCCACGACGTTTGTGGAAGCAGAATACTTCACTGTTTATAAGTGGAAAGTGGATGGACATGCCTCATTTGTACAGGACCAGCCTTTTCAGCTCGGGAGTGTCCTGACAGGGAACGGTGTCCTGAAAATCCACGGGGAAGAGTATGCCCTGAGTAAAGGAGATCATTTCATCCTGCCGGAGGATGTAGAAACATTTGAGATTGAAGGACAAGTTGAATTGATTGTTTCACATGTGTGA
- a CDS encoding YesL family protein, producing the protein MNLSKDLNENIFYRTLHYIYWFLLTNIYFSLFTVPFWFVLQLSWNPANLFSWCLLLISLLPVGPALTAVYSVMGKLQREKAISVTRDFFKAMKMNVRQAILPWTAQLLITFILIGDILFLTGHEAGTYLTPLCYLFLIIHVISALYLYPILSRLEIPLIGLVKLSYGYTLFHIKTTFILISLTAITGILIYSIPFISFFFVIGPFAYGVIWILKSTIQELEKKLIV; encoded by the coding sequence ATGAATCTCTCGAAAGACTTGAACGAAAATATCTTTTACCGCACGCTTCATTACATCTATTGGTTTCTATTGACCAACATCTATTTCTCCCTTTTCACCGTACCGTTCTGGTTCGTACTGCAGCTTTCATGGAATCCTGCCAATCTATTCAGCTGGTGTCTTCTTTTGATCAGCTTATTACCGGTAGGTCCTGCGTTGACAGCAGTGTACAGTGTCATGGGGAAATTACAACGGGAAAAGGCCATTTCTGTCACCAGGGATTTTTTCAAAGCGATGAAAATGAACGTTCGCCAGGCTATCCTTCCCTGGACCGCTCAATTGCTCATCACGTTCATCTTAATAGGGGATATTCTGTTTCTTACAGGTCACGAGGCGGGTACATACCTCACCCCGCTATGCTATCTGTTCTTGATCATACACGTCATCAGTGCCTTATATCTTTATCCCATTCTGTCCCGGCTGGAAATTCCCCTGATAGGATTGGTCAAGCTTTCCTACGGATATACTTTATTCCATATCAAAACGACGTTCATTCTTATTAGCCTGACCGCCATAACTGGTATACTAATATATAGCATTCCATTTATTTCATTTTTCTTTGTCATCGGCCCGTTCGCATATGGCGTCATATGGATCCTGAAGAGCACGATCCAAGAACTTGAAAAGAAACTAATCGTTTAG
- a CDS encoding ROK family protein, translating to MIIGAIEAGGTKFVCGIGNESGEILERVTIPTTTPSETLKQVVDFFEGKNIERLSVGSFGPVDLDPESEGYGSITSTPKPHWSHFNLVGELKKHFSVPVAFDTDVNAAALGESTWGAAKGLDSCLYMTVGTGIGVGSLTEGKLVHGLTHPEMGHIVVRRHPEDPYAGKCPYHGDCLEGMAAGPAIEARWGKKAIDLVDDTKVWEIEAYYLAQAITNYILILSPKKVILGGGVMNQKQLFPLIREQVTAMLGGYVHHKQILEDIDSYIVPPGLGDNAGLVGSLGLALSK from the coding sequence ATGATCATTGGAGCAATTGAAGCGGGAGGCACAAAGTTCGTCTGTGGAATCGGTAACGAGTCGGGAGAAATCCTCGAGCGGGTCACCATCCCCACCACCACCCCAAGTGAGACGTTAAAACAGGTCGTGGATTTCTTTGAAGGGAAGAATATAGAAAGATTAAGTGTAGGTTCTTTCGGCCCCGTCGACCTTGATCCGGAGAGTGAGGGTTACGGGTCGATCACGAGTACACCAAAACCCCATTGGAGCCACTTCAATCTTGTTGGAGAATTAAAGAAGCACTTCTCCGTACCCGTGGCATTCGATACTGATGTAAACGCTGCGGCCCTCGGCGAGAGTACATGGGGAGCGGCCAAGGGACTGGACAGCTGTCTTTATATGACAGTCGGTACAGGAATTGGGGTCGGATCGTTAACAGAAGGTAAACTGGTCCACGGACTGACTCACCCTGAAATGGGACATATCGTGGTCAGACGACACCCTGAGGATCCATACGCCGGAAAGTGCCCATACCACGGTGACTGTTTGGAAGGAATGGCAGCCGGTCCGGCCATTGAAGCGAGATGGGGGAAGAAAGCGATTGATCTCGTGGACGACACAAAAGTATGGGAAATCGAAGCCTATTACCTAGCACAGGCAATCACCAACTACATCCTGATCCTATCGCCGAAGAAAGTCATCCTTGGCGGCGGGGTGATGAACCAGAAACAATTGTTTCCCCTCATTAGGGAACAGGTGACGGCAATGTTGGGCGGGTATGTCCATCATAAGCAGATCCTTGAAGACATCGACTCTTATATCGTTCCGCCGGGACTTGGTGACAATGCGGGGCTGGTTGGGTCGTTGGGATTGGCTTTATCAAAGTGA
- a CDS encoding glycosyltransferase: MSVKKNGIIKIAYYISDYGYGHATRSSAVIQGLLDTINRVEITLRHSFAMPFLRANFRDERVIFRHMETDLGYFLKKDSLEPDRDRLNREYDSFIKQWDEKVEDEVSFLQDQQIDLILSDIVPTAFPAAKKAGIPSIGISNFTWYTAYEGLISEEKLAPLKKAYGSMDAFFSLAGENEPPWTTEKRSFDFFSRRIDEQEVHRIRQMLNPDGDKVLVYAGLGMKITHDSLDGVGLWDQEDVIFIVSSNMNISKGNVFHIPQDYLDSQNFIAAADLAITKAGWGSISEAVIGETPLLIIDRQSMKEDQNTIFFLKDLDLCKTISWEELQSLKINKKVINEYKHHVQKNHLNEIVDRINDIIVHRINEI; encoded by the coding sequence GTGAGTGTAAAAAAGAATGGTATCATCAAAATTGCTTATTACATCTCTGATTATGGGTATGGTCATGCTACGAGAAGTTCTGCTGTCATACAAGGGCTTCTAGATACCATTAATCGAGTTGAAATCACCTTGCGTCATTCCTTTGCCATGCCTTTTCTGAGAGCGAACTTTCGAGATGAACGGGTCATATTCCGGCACATGGAAACAGATTTAGGCTATTTCCTAAAGAAAGATTCTTTGGAGCCGGATAGGGATCGTTTAAATAGAGAATATGATTCTTTTATCAAGCAATGGGATGAGAAGGTAGAGGATGAAGTTTCTTTTCTTCAAGATCAACAGATTGATTTAATCCTATCTGATATCGTACCGACAGCCTTTCCAGCTGCAAAAAAGGCCGGGATTCCTTCCATCGGGATTTCAAACTTCACTTGGTATACGGCCTATGAAGGATTGATCAGTGAAGAAAAGTTGGCCCCGTTAAAAAAAGCATATGGCAGCATGGATGCTTTCTTCTCGTTGGCCGGTGAGAACGAGCCACCTTGGACTACAGAAAAGCGGTCTTTTGATTTCTTTTCACGGAGGATAGATGAACAGGAAGTGCATAGGATTCGCCAAATGCTGAATCCTGACGGGGATAAAGTATTGGTATATGCCGGGCTGGGCATGAAGATTACGCACGATTCTCTTGATGGGGTGGGTTTATGGGATCAGGAGGACGTGATTTTCATTGTGTCTTCCAACATGAACATTTCAAAGGGGAATGTTTTTCATATTCCTCAAGATTATCTTGATTCACAGAACTTCATCGCTGCAGCAGATCTTGCGATAACAAAGGCGGGATGGGGTTCGATCAGTGAAGCAGTTATTGGGGAAACACCACTATTGATCATCGACCGTCAGTCAATGAAAGAAGACCAGAATACCATTTTCTTCTTGAAAGATCTGGATTTATGTAAGACAATCAGTTGGGAAGAGTTACAAAGTCTAAAGATTAATAAAAAGGTAATCAATGAGTATAAGCATCATGTACAAAAGAATCATTTAAATGAGATTGTTGATCGTATCAACGACATCATCGTACATAGAATAAACGAAATATAG
- a CDS encoding substrate-binding domain-containing protein, producing the protein MKKKVTMQDIADRLNISKNSVSQALTGKPGVSEETRQMVKKAARELGYDYPKSRQLSTGKKKGSIALIASDLAFSLKSFFGDIFLSIEKEVSQRGMSLQIQSINKESTQQLILPSFIENQSVDGIIILSHISNDYINKVIGTGIPTIMIDHHHPTNKSDAILTNNRFGAYTAVDHLLKLGHKDIAYVGNVDYSPSYQERYEGYVHALKDHGITPPQAFTFTEAAEEESIIHDYIKNLTTKPTAWFCVNDGLGFLVNSCLQQQGYKVPQDASVCSYDNGQLSKLASPKITTMDIDLELYGKKAVEQLCWRMENLGEPFQEVLISSVLVERESTSTPSSEEY; encoded by the coding sequence ATGAAGAAGAAAGTAACGATGCAAGACATTGCCGATCGTTTAAATATATCGAAGAACTCCGTTTCCCAGGCGCTGACCGGAAAGCCCGGCGTCAGCGAAGAAACACGGCAAATGGTGAAAAAGGCCGCCAGAGAGCTCGGGTACGATTATCCGAAATCAAGGCAGCTTTCCACCGGGAAGAAAAAAGGAAGCATTGCCCTCATCGCATCAGACCTTGCCTTTTCTCTCAAAAGCTTCTTCGGTGATATATTCTTAAGCATTGAAAAAGAAGTAAGTCAAAGAGGGATGAGCCTGCAGATCCAATCGATCAACAAGGAATCGACACAGCAGCTGATCCTTCCTTCATTCATCGAGAATCAGTCTGTAGACGGGATCATCATCCTGTCACACATCAGCAACGACTACATCAACAAAGTTATCGGGACCGGCATACCGACCATCATGATTGACCACCACCATCCGACAAACAAATCGGATGCGATTTTGACCAACAACCGATTCGGTGCCTACACGGCCGTAGACCATTTGCTGAAACTGGGACACAAGGACATTGCCTATGTAGGGAACGTCGACTACTCCCCAAGTTACCAAGAGCGGTACGAGGGTTATGTCCACGCATTGAAGGATCACGGGATCACACCTCCCCAAGCGTTCACGTTCACAGAGGCAGCGGAAGAAGAAAGCATCATTCACGATTATATAAAGAACCTGACGACCAAGCCCACTGCCTGGTTCTGTGTAAACGACGGCCTCGGCTTCCTCGTCAACTCATGCCTGCAGCAGCAAGGCTACAAAGTTCCACAGGACGCTTCTGTCTGCAGCTATGACAACGGTCAGCTCTCGAAACTAGCGAGCCCTAAGATCACAACAATGGATATCGATTTGGAACTGTATGGAAAGAAAGCGGTGGAGCAATTGTGTTGGAGGATGGAGAATCTTGGGGAGCCTTTTCAGGAGGTGTTGATTTCTTCGGTGTTGGTGGAGAGGGAGTCTACCAGCACTCCTTCGTCGGAAGAATATTAA
- the galE gene encoding UDP-glucose 4-epimerase GalE, producing the protein MILVVGGAGYIGSHLVKELAEQNEVVVLDNLSTGHEYLIDQRVHFVQGDLGDRETLNQLFSNYPIKAVMHFAANSLVGESVQNPFKYYENNVSNTLTLLNVMLKHGVKKFIFSSTAATYGIPETDTITEETVTNPINPYGHSKLMVEQILEDLHQAYGLNYVVLRYFNAAGAHVSGEIGENHDPETHLIPIVLEQLLGKRESISVFGTDYDTHDGTCIRDYIHVTDLANAHILSLNALLEEKLQKATYNLGNGKGYSVKEIIDTCERVTGIEANVILSDRRPGDPAILVASSEKIYRELGWKTKYTLEDIIESAWKWHKSSMTIV; encoded by the coding sequence ATGATTCTAGTAGTTGGCGGAGCAGGTTATATTGGCAGTCACCTAGTGAAAGAATTGGCTGAACAAAATGAGGTAGTTGTTCTGGATAACTTATCGACTGGACATGAATATTTGATTGATCAGCGGGTTCATTTTGTACAAGGTGATTTAGGGGATAGAGAAACACTGAATCAACTTTTCTCTAACTATCCAATTAAAGCTGTTATGCATTTTGCTGCAAATAGCTTGGTGGGGGAATCGGTTCAGAATCCTTTCAAATATTACGAGAATAACGTTTCAAATACTTTAACACTATTAAATGTGATGTTGAAGCACGGCGTCAAGAAATTTATTTTCTCTTCTACAGCGGCAACATATGGTATACCTGAGACGGATACTATTACAGAAGAGACTGTTACGAATCCAATTAATCCTTATGGCCATTCCAAACTGATGGTGGAACAAATCTTAGAAGATTTGCACCAAGCGTATGGTCTAAACTATGTTGTGTTAAGATATTTCAATGCCGCCGGAGCCCATGTTTCTGGAGAGATTGGTGAAAACCATGACCCTGAAACACACTTGATTCCCATTGTTCTTGAACAATTATTAGGGAAGCGCGAAAGTATTTCCGTATTTGGGACAGACTATGATACGCATGATGGAACGTGCATTCGTGATTACATCCACGTTACAGATTTGGCCAATGCCCATATATTAAGCCTGAATGCTTTATTGGAAGAGAAACTTCAAAAAGCAACCTATAATCTAGGTAATGGTAAAGGGTATTCTGTGAAGGAAATCATTGATACTTGTGAAAGGGTAACTGGTATTGAAGCGAATGTTATTCTTTCAGATAGACGTCCTGGTGATCCGGCAATCTTGGTAGCTTCCTCTGAGAAGATCTATCGTGAATTAGGTTGGAAGACAAAGTACACGTTAGAGGATATTATTGAAAGTGCGTGGAAGTGGCACAAGAGTAGTATGACTATTGTTTAA
- a CDS encoding MTP-1 family protein, translated as MKTCQELIKELQQKRKPEQPEKLIFKGVGDRDVYNITAPFQDAGEYVIAGRVEKRDSEHSEVVFFVEDNGVWIPREGAPVLELQDPFYTFIHGELILGGVEIFPHPTVEDALGWRTVFFKGQSIAELHRFATGPDGMKDIRLIELKDGSIGVFTRPQGEKGGRGKIGFVKIDSLEELTAGVIDAAPLLENQFTEEEWGGANEAHLLSNGWIGVLGHIASFDEAGDRHYYPMVFALNPDTGEHTDLQLIGTRSDFLEGESKRPDLEDVVFSGGLVRMGNGTAHLYAGISDAEAQRIVLEDPFTQYEK; from the coding sequence ATGAAGACTTGTCAGGAATTAATCAAGGAGCTTCAACAGAAGAGAAAACCTGAACAACCCGAAAAACTGATTTTTAAAGGAGTGGGGGATCGGGATGTGTATAATATCACGGCGCCTTTTCAGGATGCCGGGGAATATGTGATTGCCGGCCGTGTTGAGAAAAGGGATTCTGAACATTCGGAAGTCGTTTTTTTTGTTGAAGATAACGGTGTGTGGATTCCTCGTGAGGGTGCGCCGGTATTGGAGCTGCAGGACCCCTTCTATACTTTCATTCATGGTGAACTCATTTTAGGCGGGGTGGAAATTTTTCCCCACCCGACTGTAGAGGATGCATTGGGGTGGCGGACGGTCTTCTTCAAAGGGCAATCGATTGCTGAATTACATCGGTTTGCTACCGGACCTGACGGGATGAAAGACATCAGATTGATTGAACTGAAGGATGGCTCAATTGGTGTATTCACAAGGCCCCAGGGAGAAAAGGGCGGTCGCGGTAAGATTGGCTTCGTTAAGATTGATTCCTTGGAAGAATTAACGGCCGGGGTGATAGACGCTGCTCCATTATTAGAGAATCAATTTACCGAAGAAGAGTGGGGAGGAGCGAATGAAGCCCATCTGCTATCGAATGGATGGATCGGGGTCCTTGGGCATATTGCGTCATTTGATGAAGCGGGAGACCGCCACTATTACCCGATGGTCTTTGCCTTGAACCCTGATACGGGTGAGCATACCGACCTTCAATTGATCGGGACCCGTTCTGATTTTCTAGAGGGGGAGTCGAAACGTCCCGATTTAGAGGATGTGGTCTTCAGCGGCGGGTTAGTCAGAATGGGCAATGGCACCGCCCATCTCTATGCGGGAATCAGTGATGCTGAGGCCCAAAGAATCGTACTGGAAGATCCATTTACACAATATGAGAAGTGA
- a CDS encoding BtaManbiosPhlase has protein sequence MNVYRYEENPLITPLDITPFHEGFEVIGAFNAGVTTYNDETILLLRVAERPLSESEDRVKAPILNDETKELEILEFDIHDPAYDFSDPRVIKYSGSDKFAYLTSLSYIRIARSKDGRSFTIDKEPFIYPSAKLESFGIEDPRITKIEDTYYIYYSAVSPVGVGESMVSTEDFKEVVHHGMIFAPENKDVLIFPEKINGKYYALHRPVPNSNGNPEIWIAESDNLFYWGNHKHLIGLRDGMWDNGRIGGGAVPIKTDQGWLELYHGASDDHRYCMGGVLLDLDDPSKVIARSETPLVEPEADYEVDGFFGNVVFSCGVIVEEDVVKMYYGVADTSMACAELSLSEILDSLTYMN, from the coding sequence ATGAATGTATACCGATATGAAGAAAATCCATTGATCACCCCCCTGGACATTACGCCTTTTCATGAAGGGTTTGAAGTGATCGGCGCCTTCAATGCAGGTGTCACCACATACAATGATGAAACGATCCTGCTTCTGCGGGTGGCGGAAAGACCGCTGTCAGAAAGCGAGGACAGGGTGAAGGCCCCTATTCTGAATGATGAGACCAAGGAATTGGAGATCCTGGAGTTCGATATTCATGATCCTGCCTATGACTTCTCTGATCCAAGGGTCATCAAGTATAGCGGGAGTGATAAGTTCGCGTATTTGACTTCCTTATCATATATACGCATCGCCAGAAGTAAGGATGGCCGTTCCTTTACGATTGATAAGGAGCCGTTCATCTATCCATCTGCTAAACTGGAAAGCTTCGGAATCGAGGATCCCCGCATCACGAAAATAGAGGATACCTATTATATTTATTACAGCGCTGTGTCTCCGGTTGGCGTCGGTGAGTCCATGGTGTCCACCGAGGATTTCAAAGAGGTCGTGCATCACGGGATGATTTTCGCTCCTGAGAACAAAGACGTGCTGATCTTTCCGGAGAAGATTAATGGGAAGTACTATGCCCTCCACCGCCCTGTTCCGAACAGCAACGGGAATCCGGAGATCTGGATTGCAGAATCAGATAACTTATTCTATTGGGGCAACCACAAACATCTCATCGGGCTGAGGGATGGCATGTGGGATAATGGCCGGATTGGCGGAGGAGCAGTCCCGATCAAGACCGATCAAGGCTGGCTTGAATTATACCACGGAGCTTCAGACGATCATCGATATTGCATGGGCGGGGTGTTGCTTGATTTGGATGATCCATCAAAGGTGATTGCCCGTTCAGAAACCCCGTTGGTAGAGCCTGAGGCGGACTATGAAGTGGATGGGTTCTTCGGAAATGTCGTCTTCTCTTGCGGTGTGATTGTCGAAGAGGATGTCGTGAAAATGTATTACGGCGTAGCCGATACGTCTATGGCATGTGCTGAGTTAAGCTTGTCAGAAATACTTGATTCACTTACGTATATGAATTGA
- a CDS encoding carbohydrate ABC transporter permease — MKKLKKYEGLLFISPYILGFLIFTLFPISFAFYIGFTDWNSFTDPTFIGLQNYVDLFHDPNFLNSLKVTCIYALFAIPLGILSSLTIAAIVNIKVKGVYFFRTALYMPAVVSGVSIALLWRWILDPEYGLINLLLSYIGIDGPNWLGDPTWVLPSYIMMAIWGAGGGMLTYLAGLQDIPRSLYESAEIDGANWWTKFTQITIPMLSPVIFYNLVMGIVGSFRKFNDAYIIGGAGNQGQFYMVYLYENAFNYYKMGYATAMAWILFLIILLLTLLVFKSSSLWVFYAGEVEPSKKKKRTLPLFKKRP, encoded by the coding sequence ATGAAGAAGCTGAAGAAATATGAAGGATTATTATTTATATCACCCTATATTCTCGGGTTCCTGATCTTTACCCTATTCCCGATTTCATTCGCTTTCTATATCGGATTCACCGATTGGAACTCGTTTACGGATCCGACGTTCATCGGACTGCAGAACTATGTAGACTTATTTCATGATCCCAACTTCTTAAACTCATTGAAAGTAACCTGTATATATGCCCTCTTCGCCATTCCGCTGGGCATCCTTTCTTCCTTGACGATTGCAGCGATTGTGAACATCAAGGTAAAAGGGGTCTATTTCTTCCGGACGGCGCTTTATATGCCCGCTGTCGTATCCGGTGTTTCGATCGCCCTCTTATGGCGTTGGATCCTTGATCCGGAATACGGACTGATCAACCTTTTGCTCTCTTATATAGGTATTGACGGGCCCAACTGGCTCGGCGATCCCACCTGGGTCCTTCCCTCCTATATCATGATGGCGATCTGGGGCGCAGGCGGCGGCATGCTGACCTACCTTGCCGGGCTGCAGGATATCCCCCGGAGCCTCTATGAATCTGCAGAGATCGACGGGGCGAATTGGTGGACGAAATTCACGCAAATTACGATTCCGATGTTAAGCCCTGTCATCTTCTATAATCTTGTCATGGGGATCGTCGGTTCCTTCCGTAAGTTCAACGACGCATACATCATCGGAGGCGCCGGAAACCAGGGGCAGTTCTATATGGTCTATCTGTATGAAAATGCCTTTAACTATTACAAGATGGGATACGCAACCGCCATGGCGTGGATCCTGTTTCTTATCATCCTACTTCTGACCCTGCTTGTATTTAAATCATCCTCCCTTTGGGTGTTCTATGCAGGTGAAGTGGAGCCTTCAAAGAAAAAGAAACGAACGTTACCGTTATTCAAGAAAAGACCCTAG